The following nucleotide sequence is from Diospyros lotus cultivar Yz01 chromosome 3, ASM1463336v1, whole genome shotgun sequence.
GAAGTGCTCTTGAATTTTAGTATagatcaaaatatcataaaaaaaaactaccaCATACTTCCTTAAGAAAGGCATGAAAATTTCATTCACTAATGCTTGACAAAGTAGAAAGGGACATCAGTGAGCCTAAAGAACATCACTAGGAAGGGCATTGCTATGTTGCCTACATAGCAGTTGCCTCACAAAGAATTcataatacccttaatgagTTCTAAATGTTGTTTCCCCAATATCTCCACATATTTCTTGGAGAATCTTAGTTTGTCTTCATGCAATTTTGCTAAGCCAAAGGCTTGAGTTAGAGTGATAGGTTGATCATCTACTATTTGTATCTCAAGTTTTAAACCTGCTATGAAGCAACTTTCCAAGAAATTTTTAACAAGTCTAATTACCTTGGTAGATATAGCATgaaatttatcttgatattctATTACAACATTAGTTTGAATCAATTTAGCCAATGTACCTTGTAGATCTTCTTCATACTTAAGAGGGCCCAAATCTTATCAGAATTGTCTCTTCAAACTCGATTGCTAAGCTGCATACATTGGTACTAGCTCGCAACAGTCCGCCCATGTGAAAGGAGACAAGAATGAGCTTAAGTCCCTCCAATATGCCATAGAACTCAAAATACTTCTGACTTTTAAACACCCAATTAGATGGTTCATGCCCATCAAAACACTCCACTCTTACCGATCACAAAATTACAATCTATGAATAATGATATATTCAAGGCTCTCTAAGGACGACAATCTATCTAGTTTTGCCTGGATTCAACAGTTGGACCTAAATTGGTGTTAAGCTCGATCCATCCGGAGTTGTGTTGTTTGCCCCAGTTGGAGTATGGTATGAATTAGGTTCGTCTGCTTGAGGTGGGGTTTGATCATGACAGCATTTGAGCGAGCCAAACAAACTCACATTTGCATATGGAGTTGTGTTAATCATGTGCTCATATGCTTATGCCTAACTTGAACTTCAATTATGAATTGAATCGCACATTTCAGTATATTCAGAATTTAGCTTCTCCATGATCCCTTCCAATTGCTTGTTTTGCCCTGTCGTCTTCGCATAGGTACCTTCAACCATTGCTTCACATTGTCTCTCAACAAAAGCGCCAAATTGATGGAACTCATTGTAGGGTAATGATTAAATTTTGtagaattaatagagaaggaGATAGaaggaacaagaacaagaaaaagggAACATAAATAGGAATTAAAGTTGCTACAACGGAAAATGCTTGAGAGCCAAACAGCCTTATCGACAGACTTATAGAAAATgggcaaaaagacaaaattgtcCCATCCTCTCCTCGCCCTGCTCTCTCCTCCCGCTTCCTATAATCGTCGTCTCGCATTGTCGATCGTCAGTGCATTTTCAAAATGCAACGACGATCAACGAGGTGAGACAAGGTGACAATAGCGAGGCGACAACAGTGACAGTCGGTGAGACGAAACAATGGCAAGGCAACGACTATGAGAGGAGAGACGAGAGACCGGGGCAgtggcccactttgcaaatgaaaataattgtCATTTTACCTCCACTCAATAATCGCATATATAGGCCTGGCCTTCTAGAACAACTATGCTATAACACAAGTGACTCATGCCTTTTATTCCTTTCCTTAATCGAAGTGGTCTCATGTGGATTCTAATAGCATACGTCATGTGCAGGTTTTGTTTTCACGACTATAATTAAtactaatttcttttgaaaataaatatatacatgaatGTCACGTGacaaacatataaattaaagagTGTCAATTGCTCACCATTCTAGTAACTTTATAGATGAACTAACAAACACGACAAGGGTATATAGTAAAGAATGGACGTGACATATATTATATAGGTCAAAGAATTAATGTATAGATATAAttatatgcatttatatatattagcttagactcaatcaaaatataatgtttccaaataaataaaataaaatatatatgcacttctttattttcacaaattattacacttattttttttgtagtataAGATATTAGGGTTCATCTTTTCGAAAGCTACAAGTAAGTGCTCTTACAAATcacaatatattttataaattgtaacACATcagataagaagaagaagaaaaatgagtgGACTGAATCACgaagagaaagaggaaaagaaatatACCAGAAGACAGGTAGCACGATGGCAAATGGCAATGCACCGAGCTGTTTAAAACTGGCAAAGCTTTAAATAAAAAGCCATTGATCTATGCTTCGGAAACATTGAACTTCCCTCACTTTCAACACAGAGAGAGTTCACCAGTAAGAAGCAACCCACCCCCGAGGGATGGTCGAGGCAAATCAAAAACGGTTTTCAAACCATATACCAAGCCGACGATGGAACCAACTACGACACCCTAGAAAATCATAGCTGTGATTGTTGACAAAGTGAAAAGGTCGGCATTGACGTTGAGTTTGTGCTTTCATTGACGCGCCCGTGGCATCGGCGGCCAGCGAACGCAACGCCTCAGAAAGCGTTTCAGAATCAACACTATTCAAGAAATTGAATAAAGAGAAACCGGAAATCGAAAGGCAAACACCTTTGAAATCAGAGATGGGCATAGATTCCGAGGAACATGCTTGCATCGGAAGAGCGGCGCTAGGGTTTTTTTGCTCCAAGCTCTAGCTTGCGCACTTCAGCTTTTATAGAGCGGCGATGCTTGTGATTGGCCCAAACCAATGGGGTCAAACCGAtggttttctcttcttttttttttttcatttgattttttgcTTTTATGAATTAGTTTCTGGCGCGATTTAAACGCAGATGCCCCTATAGCTCAGTGGTAGAGCGTCAGTCTTGTAAACTGAAGGTCTGTAGTTCGATCCTGCATGGGGGCACAACTTTTTGgctttatttttgtattttcctgTCTGTCACAGAACATCTTCTCTCTTCGGTCATCGCTATTTGAATTGcttcaattcaattttgatcACATTATCAGCAACCTGAACGTGAAATTCATATCAACATTGCTAAATGTTTCCAAGCAGGTACACACAAATCATCATCCTTCCAGTGAAGGCTTGGTTTTCTTCATCAACGACAAACTAGAAACAAAACTTTTAGTTATTTGCTGGTTCATGGCTTCTTCACAGTTACAGGCCGAGGGACTGATTGGTTTGAAGCTTTATCAGGGAGTGATAGGCTCCACCTCGCCCCACTGCCAGCAGCTCTGAGTGCGATCCTTGCTCTACAACCTTCCCTTGCTTTATCACAGCAATGAAGTCCGACTTCTGAATCGTAGACAGcctgtgagccacaatcacgcAAGTTCTCCCAACCATCATCTTCTCTAGAGCTTCCTGGACTAGATTCTCCGATACGCTGTCTAGGGCACTGGTCGCCTCGTCCAAAAGCAGGATCGCCGGATTCTTCAGCACCGCTCGAGCCAGAGCAATCCGCTGCTTCTGGCCGCCCGACAGCTGCACTCCTCTTTCCCCACAGTAAGTTTCGTATCCATCTTTCATGGCGCTGATGAATTCATGAGCATTCGAAAGAATTGCGGCCTCTTTTAATTCAGTTTCTGTGGCGTCTTCTTTTCCGTAGAGGATGTTCTCGCGGATGGTTCCTGCAAAGAGTGTTGGCTCTTGACTTACCAATGCAATGTGTGATCTCAAGTTTCTTAAATTATAGGTTTTGATGTCCTTTCCATCTATAAGTATTGATCCGTTCAATGCATCATAGAATCTTTCAATCAAGCCAATGATTGTGGATTTGCCCGAACCACTCTGTCCCACGAGGGCAATTGTTTTCCCGGCGTCAATTTTTAGGTTTAGGCCCCTGAAGATCAATTGATCAGGCCTGGAAGGATACGAGAAGACGACATTCCTCAGCTCTATATCACCTTTAATAGTCCTTTCAATCTTAATCCCTTGTGGATCGTCAGGCTCGATTTCAGTCTTCCGGTCCAGGTCTGCAAATATGGATATTAGTGCATTGCTTCCTTTGGCTAAATCAGACGTCATGCTTCCTGCGTCTGCTATGTGCGCACTTGTGGACATTAATATGAAAAAAGCCTGAAACAGATGCTTGGAAGTTACCAATCCTTGATTCATTAGTCTCCCTCCGTACCAGTAAGTCATGGCTACAGAAGTTGTGGTCAGAAACTGGGAGCTGAACAGCCCAGCACCTGAAAACCATGATTGTTTTATGTTTTCCTTCCGGGGGCCTTTCATGGTGGCTGCAAAGAGAGCCAACATTCTTTCCTGAGAAGAAAAGGCAGTTATAGTTCTGTGATTGACGGCCGCTTCACTTGCTAATTGGCTGCCTTCTTTCTGTGCCTTCTGGGCTTTCTCAGACATGCTTTTCATTAAGACAGACCTGGAGTAGAAGCAACCTATGAGTAAAGGCTGCATGGCTATCATTACAATGGCCACTCTCCATGTGAGCACCAGTGCAATTGCAAAAGACAGGGAAGAAGTGGTGATGGCCTGAAGTAGCAAGGACATACGATCTGCAACAAGGGACCGGACCATGTTGACTTCAGTAGCTAATCGCGCACAAATTGATGCACTTGTGTTCTCATCTTCGTCAAACCATCCAACCTCAAAGGTAAGCATATTTCCTAGCATTTTCTCCCTCACCCTTTTGGTTAAGTATTCTCCCATGACCGCAAAATCATAGTGTTGCAGGAGGCTGGAGATTAAGTTAATGACAGCTAGGCCTAAGAAGACGAAGGAAATGATTTTGGTCTCTGATTTTATATCTGAGTTGTCCTGCAGCATATATACTGAAATGAGCGTTCCCATGCAGTATGAATTAACCGGCTGGATTGCACCAGAACCAACTGCGCCTAAACAGCCCAGCAGTGTTGTCTTCCACTCAGGTGCATTCATCTTCAGCAAGCGCCATTGAGAAGAGGGAGGGGAAGAAGATATTTTCGAAGTTTCTTCATCTCCGTCAACACGAGGTGGCATCTCAGTGGAAAGTGTTTCGCTAATGGATATAGTTGGGCTGAAAGAGTAAGCCGGGCTACCTTGCAAGGAAGGTCTTGCTGCATGGGTCCGGAGAGATGGGGAACTCTTAGTTCTATGGTGGCTTCTGGCTCCTTGAGTATGATAGGTGCCAGTACTTGCTTCATTCTGTGTCACTGATTGTTGCAGTTTCACCATTCTAAAGTAGGCTCCACCTTCCCCATTATTCAGTTGCATCAGCTCATCATGAGATCCTGATTCAACTACTTTTCCTGACTGAAGCACCACTATGGTGTCAGCCTTACGGATTGTTGCTAGTCGGTGAGCAATGATGATTGTCGTGCGTCCTGTTGAAGCCTGGTCCAAAGCTTCCTGTACTACTTTCTCAGATTTTGCATCCAGGGCACTTGTAGCTTCATCAAGCAGAAGAATCCTCGGGTCCCTAAGTAAAGCCCTTGCTATGGCAATCCTTTGCTTTTGGCCTCCAGACAATTGAACTCCAAATTGCCCCACCTGAGGTTATGAAACTACTTTATATCTGGCTTAGTCagcaaaattaatttcaatcaGATAAGAGGAAACTTCATGTTAAGGCTTACTTGGGTGTCATATCCTTCgggtaattttgaaatgaaGTTGTGTGCATTTGCAGCCTTAGCTGCAGCTGTAATAAGTTCCATGGAGGCCCCTTCCTTGCCAAAAAGAATATTCTCCATTATGGATGTTGCAAAGAGAATAGGCTCCTGATTAACCATCCCCATTTGTGATCTCAACCATTTAAGCTGAAGTCTCTTCAATTTGTGCCCATCAAGGCGAATGCTTCCTTTGACAGGATCATAAAATCTTTCAAGCAAAGAAATGATGGTGGACTTGCCAGAACCACTGCCTCCGACCAGGCCAACTGTTTTGCCAGCTCGCAGCTTGAGATTAAGTCCTTGAAGAATCCAGGTATCAGGTCGTGACGGATAGCTGAAATAGACATCTTGAAACTCAATTTCTCCTCTCACTTGTTCTAGAATTCTTCCCTTCTCATCCTCAGGGTTGATACGAGGAACTCGATCGATCATTTCAGTTGTTCTAGTGGCTGCAGCTTTTGCTTCTGCGAAGAAGGAGATATTCCGTAGGGCGGTCATTACAGACCTGAAGTTCCAGTAACATGTCTATGAGTTTTGACATGGATAAGGCCAAAGTAATTAAGTGAAACAATAATATGATGCCTAGCAAGTGAAAATGAAATTGACTCACACTCCTCCCAGGACATTGCACATTGAAGCAATGAAAACACGGCCAGCTCGTTCTCCTTTCTCAGTGACAAGTAGGCTCCCAATCCATGCTTCGCAAGCCCAAGACACAAAAATCATTCCCATACTTCCCATCATCAAGCCCTTTGTTAAACCTTGTTTTATACCCTGTTCGACATATTTTTGTAGTGCTTGGCTGAACCTATTCAAAGTTTGTTGCTCCCCCACAAATGAATACACAGTGCGGATTGATGAGATTGTCTGTTCAGCTATCTCACCTGCCACACCATAAGCATCCTTCATCTTCATCCCCTGTTTCATCATTACCTTCCCAAATAACATCCCCGGTATGATAAATAGAACTGCCAATGGAAGCGCAGCCAGTGCTAGTTTCCATGAAAGTCCAAAGGAAGTTGCAATGCAGAAGATGGAAGTTGACAAGTTTGCAAGGAAATTGGGTATCTGCAACGGATTCACATAGCAAAGATTCTTAAACAACatgaggaaaatgaaaaagaacttGTATGCATCTACTgtggatgaaaataaaaagaacctTGTCTGCTATAACATCTTGGATTGAATGGGCATCAGAGGTGATGCCAGAAATGACTTGGAAAGTTGTGGAAGAAGCTTCTCCATTATCAAAGAAACCAACTTCTTGCCTGAGGGCTGATTTCAAGTACTCCATTCTCATGCGAGAAGTCTGCCGCTCTGAAGTCCTTGTCCAGCATATTCCTtctgcaaaattaataaatattagatGAAGTGAAAACATATCAATGAGAGGCACTTTTAACGCATTTATATGTATTTAGTTTGGAAGTATATGTAGAGCTTCTCTTATTCCTTGCTCTTTTTCAGTTAGTTTGCTCCTCTATTTTACCATGACTCTTCATGGAATTACTATCTTTTGACAGATGGAGAAACTTGAGGTGGAGTTGCTTAGAGGttctaaaatgaaaaatgcaacTGAACTGAAGCATTCTTCTGTTGATATTGGTGAATTTGAAGTCTGGTTCAAGAGCCTTTAGTTTGGAAGTTGAACATAATCCAACTTCGCCCATATATTGgttatgttaaaatttttgaCCTAATCTATGCTAACATTGAACTCGGATTAAGAACTTGGAACAGCAAAAGCAAAAAAACAGAAGGAACCAAAGGCAGCATTGGATTAGCTTTTTATCTGATAAACTGGTGATTAATTAGAAGTCCTAGGTGTTATGTTACAGCTTTTCAAATTGAGCACATCTGCTTGCAGTAATATGCCTATAACATTGCAGGGATTAGAATGGTACTTACCAACAAAGGAAGATGCCCCAACTACTATGGCAACATAAAGCAGCTTGAGAGCATACTGTAAAAAGTATGAATCAGTTAGAATAACCATATGGGAAATACATGCTGCTAATGGGTTCTGACAAGACTTGTTAAGTGGAAAGGATAACATGTGATAATTTGACAGTAAACATTGAAGCTTCATGACTTGTGTTCTTTCATCTTATTGTTGCAAGAGTATTAGAATGCATAGTTCTTTCTCGGAATTTCGGTATCATGATAAATTACTCTGAAGTTTCAGGACAATTAATGCATACCTCATCCACCATATGGTTTGCCAAAGATCTGTTGGCAGATTCGGATTTGGCACTGCCATAATCATCGATCAGACCACTAAGAACAAGCAAGATAAGAGGGGTCAGTAACCCATCTCCAATACTCCCCAGAGCTCCGAACAACACCAGCAACTTGTCGATGCTATCAGCAAACCGGAACATCCCTCTGGCTGCCATGAGAATGGCTACGTAAAATGATCACAACCTCAAAGGCTCCTTTTGTGGTATAAATACTTCACCAACTCGTtaattccttttttattttcatggaaaaaaagcattattcattttcaacTACAGTGGACTCAGATACCCACTTGGGATTATCAAGAGATGGTTCAGGCCAAGCTCTTGTGGTTGTccatttttattcattttcatgTGAAATGAGCCGATAGGGACAAGaatcattttccaatttttccatttttctttgggATGTTGAAGTTCTGATGCTGTCTCTATAATTCCAGCTTGTTTCTCTTGCTTGGCTTTTTCCTCTTGACCGCCATGAAGGCCGGCTCATGTGTTAATCACCTTCGTTTTCTTTGAATGGTTAAAACATTTCCATTGATTAAGAAAAGTCATCTGCTGGTGAATTTGAAAGTTCAATGAATTGTTTTCTTTTGCATATGGAGTTGacatttttatctttcttcaTGTCAAGATATACAGCAGAGAGACACCATGGAGAAGCCGTTTGAAGAATGGGACAAAGTGAGAAACGGTTGCCTGCTTCAACTGAAGTATATGTCCACAAAAGAATCTCCAGCACGAGACTTTGTCGAGGTGGGTTATCAAAACTCTTGGTATGGTACTAAATTAAGGAAGTCATTAGAATTTCCTAAGCATGCATAGGAtacatttcttcattttccattttattaTATGTTGGTTAGTCTCAGAGGATCATCTGGGAGGCTGCCACATCACATGCGTATGTATGACAAGGTCTTAggggatgatgatgttgatgGTTATTTGCCCGGTGGATTCATTATTGGGGCCTTTTTTGTGCAAATGCGCGATGATGTTGACATATAATATACCCATTCAAGTTGATGCCACTTTTGAAATTGAGTTGTGAAAACAGCCTTGGACTTACAGAACTATTCATAGGCGACAATCTAATTGAGGAATTATCCACTAATACATAGCCCATAAATGTGTGAACACATCATCTGATACtaattgagaaatttatttaGATTACTATTCCAATATGAATTTAGATTACTTGTAAAGCCCTTCCCGTGTGATTTAAGTAAGAATGGAGGAGCCATCCAACCTTAAATAATTCCAGtctactattaattaattactctcaCTGTGCCATCATCCATTTATATCTACCAATTTCTGCGATTCCAATGCTTTTCTTTGACATTTTTTCTATGTCAATGTGGAGCTAATGACCCTACTACGCCCAACAAGCCGCCCCATGTAAATGGATTTATTTGCCCCGGCGGCTGAGTTGGTTTTGGCGTATTTGATGGGCAGTTTCAACAATTAATCTAGGATAGGGGTTtgcaaaaaaattgtcaaattgcGAAAATCGCTCACACCAAACCGTACCGCACTAAATTGCACGATTTTTTAGGGGTGCGGTTCGACACGGTTTGAGAAATTCTCGAACCGTGCGGTTTGCgatttgtgatttttttggtTCGGTTAAAACCAAACCTGCCAAGtagtatattaataaaaaaaatttaaaatatctaataatttaaaattttaaaaaataaattaaaatcttgACCATAAATTATATtgtggatttttgtgttatttttatattatgaacaTGTGATTATGTTGtagattttaaacttttaaatttgtattttttattagattgtaacttattttaattttaaactccaagatactataaaaatttaaaaactatgattttatgcattgatttttatgttttaattaaaaatttataagctAGTAGAGGAAgcaccaaataaaataaaaaagaaacaccAAACCGCGAAAATCGCACCAGGCCGCACCGCAAATGCGGTGCAGTCTGATGCGGTTTGTGCACACCAAATCAGACCGCACGGTTCGGTTTAATGCCAAACTGCACATGCAGTTTGGCATATTAAATCCCTTATAAACCGTCCAAATCGCACCGTGCACACCCTTAATCCAAGCTATCCATCACAGGATACTTGGATGGTCGTTCTTGCGTGATTTTTGATATTCGTACCCTCAATTACGTTAAGAAAAGTAAATTACAGGTGTGAGGTTTTGCCTCACTATGCAGGATAAGAATCGAACTCACAATCTATTAGACTGACACCAACATATTGTTTATCCGATCGCTCGACCTATACTCTATAGGTATGACTGGACACTTATTAGTTGGTTTTgacatgttatttatttatattgattatATGGATTCAAAGCATTATcgatttatcattttaattgtgTCACATTGGTTATTTAGGTATATTTATTTAGTCAAGTTATGtgtacatattttttatatgaggtCATAAATGTTGTTTcgattttctaaattttaaggtaaattatgatattttgtattaagattttattatgtttatatcattttataatttatattattaatttattataaatccAAAATGATAACTAATATTATGTTCCAATATCGTACTA
It contains:
- the LOC127796535 gene encoding putative multidrug resistance protein, whose translation is MAARGMFRFADSIDKLLVLFGALGSIGDGLLTPLILLVLSGLIDDYGSAKSESANRSLANHMVDEYALKLLYVAIVVGASSFVEGICWTRTSERQTSRMRMEYLKSALRQEVGFFDNGEASSTTFQVISGITSDAHSIQDVIADKIPNFLANLSTSIFCIATSFGLSWKLALAALPLAVLFIIPGMLFGKVMMKQGMKMKDAYGVAGEIAEQTISSIRTVYSFVGEQQTLNRFSQALQKYVEQGIKQGLTKGLMMGSMGMIFVSWACEAWIGSLLVTEKGERAGRVFIASMCNVLGGVSVMTALRNISFFAEAKAAATRTTEMIDRVPRINPEDEKGRILEQVRGEIEFQDVYFSYPSRPDTWILQGLNLKLRAGKTVGLVGGSGSGKSTIISLLERFYDPVKGSIRLDGHKLKRLQLKWLRSQMGMVNQEPILFATSIMENILFGKEGASMELITAAAKAANAHNFISKLPEGYDTQVGQFGVQLSGGQKQRIAIARALLRDPRILLLDEATSALDAKSEKVVQEALDQASTGRTTIIIAHRLATIRKADTIVVLQSGKVVESGSHDELMQLNNGEGGAYFRMVKLQQSVTQNEASTGTYHTQGARSHHRTKSSPSLRTHAARPSLQGSPAYSFSPTISISETLSTEMPPRVDGDEETSKISSSPPSSQWRLLKMNAPEWKTTLLGCLGAVGSGAIQPVNSYCMGTLISVYMLQDNSDIKSETKIISFVFLGLAVINLISSLLQHYDFAVMGEYLTKRVREKMLGNMLTFEVGWFDEDENTSASICARLATEVNMVRSLVADRMSLLLQAITTSSLSFAIALVLTWRVAIVMIAMQPLLIGCFYSRSVLMKSMSEKAQKAQKEGSQLASEAAVNHRTITAFSSQERMLALFAATMKGPRKENIKQSWFSGAGLFSSQFLTTTSVAMTYWYGGRLMNQGLVTSKHLFQAFFILMSTSAHIADAGSMTSDLAKGSNALISIFADLDRKTEIEPDDPQGIKIERTIKGDIELRNVVFSYPSRPDQLIFRGLNLKIDAGKTIALVGQSGSGKSTIIGLIERFYDALNGSILIDGKDIKTYNLRNLRSHIALVSQEPTLFAGTIRENILYGKEDATETELKEAAILSNAHEFISAMKDGYETYCGERGVQLSGGQKQRIALARAVLKNPAILLLDEATSALDSVSENLVQEALEKMMVGRTCVIVAHRLSTIQKSDFIAVIKQGKVVEQGSHSELLAVGRGGAYHSLIKLQTNQSLGL